Proteins co-encoded in one Brassica oleracea var. oleracea cultivar TO1000 chromosome C4, BOL, whole genome shotgun sequence genomic window:
- the LOC106340538 gene encoding uncharacterized protein LOC106340538, protein MKLIWSPETASKAYIDTVKSCEKLGTPGAAELVAAMAAGWNATLIVETWSEGETIDISVGLNVASQHTNARHICIVPNAISEAAYLQAMTQQSCSTLPETIIMNEEEEGNSESTMQKLQGIDFLVIDWDQKDFAANVLRNAAFGSRGAVVVSRSGYRRSTSCFSWTKAFSDRNVVRTVTLPVSGGLEIAHVAAARISGKSDNNNKRKWIKHIDQRSGEEHVIRK, encoded by the exons ATGAAACTTATTTGGTCACCGGAAACAGCATCAAAGGCTTACATCGACACCGTTAAATCG TGCGAGAAGCTTGGAACGCCAGGAGCGGCGGAGCTAGTAGCGGCTATGGCGGCGGGGTGGAACGCGACTCTAATCGTGGAAACATGGTCAGAAGGAGAAACCATAGACATTAGCGTTGGTTTAAACGTAGCGAGTCAACACACAAATGCAAGACACATTTGTATTGTACCAAACGCAATATCAGAAGCCGCTTATCTTCAAGCCATGACACAACAATCTTGCTCCACCTTGCCTGAAACAATCATTATGAACGAGGAAGAAGAAGGAAACTCCGAGAGCACGATGCAGAAGCTGCAAGGAATCGATTTCTTGGTAATTGATTGGGATCAAAAGGATTTTGCAGCAAACGTTTTGAGAAACGCTGCGTTTGGTAGCAGAGGAGCTGTTGTGGTGAGCAGAAGCGGTTACAGGAGAAGCACGTCATGTTTCAGTTGGACAAAAGCGTTTAGTGACCGGAACGTTGTGAGAACGGTGACTCTTCCGGTTTCAGGTGGTCTAGAAATTGCTCATGTGGCTGCAGCGAGAATCTCTGGGAAGAGTGATAACAACAACAAGAGGAAATGGATCAAACATATTGATCAAAGATCAGGAGAAGAACATGTTATTAGAAAGTAA
- the LOC106340176 gene encoding mitochondrial import inner membrane translocase subunit TIM9-like yields MDPSMMAGLNGLAEEDQAKMASMIDQLQLRDSLRMYNSLVERCFVDCVDTFTRKTLQKQEETCVMRCAEKFLKHTMRVSMRFGELNQNAPTQD; encoded by the exons ATGGACCCGAGCATGATGGCCGGACTTAATGGTCTTGCTGAAGAAGACCAAGCCAAAATGGCTTCCATGATCGATCAGCTTCAGCTTCGTGATAG CTTGAGGATGTACAATTCGCTGGTGGAGAGGTGTTTTGTGGACTGTGTCGACACATTTACGCGCAAGACTCTGCAGAAACAAGAGGAGACTTGTGTTATGAGGTGTGCTGAGAAGTTCCTTAAGCACACAATGCGTGTTAGTATGCGGTTTGGTGAGCTCAATCAGAACGCACCAACTCAAGATTGA